In Cedecea neteri, a single genomic region encodes these proteins:
- the bamC gene encoding outer membrane protein assembly factor BamC: protein MAYSVQKSTVAKVAVVSLAMLLAACSSDQRYKRQVSGDESYLDATPLAEIHSPAGMILPIQNGDYNIPVTNGSGAVGKQLDIRPPAQALALVNGARTQFTGDTATLQVEANKASGLWPQVVSILQAGNYAIAQRNDASQTLTTDWVQWNRADEDVQYRGRYQISVQPQGYQQSVVVKLLNLEQGGKPVADASSLQRYSAQMLNIISAGLDKSETTRQNAQDNRSAAQLDVQSAADDTGLPMLVVRAPFNVVWNRLPAALEKAGMKVTDTTRSQGNISVTYKALSDSSWSDLGAKDPGLTNGDYKLQVGDLDNRSSLQFIDPKGHPLTQSQNDALVAVFQAAFSK from the coding sequence ATGGCTTACTCAGTACAGAAGTCGACGGTGGCAAAAGTTGCTGTTGTTTCGCTCGCCATGCTGTTAGCGGCGTGCAGTTCCGATCAGCGTTACAAGCGCCAGGTTAGCGGCGATGAGTCCTACCTGGATGCGACCCCACTTGCGGAAATCCACTCTCCGGCCGGGATGATCCTGCCGATTCAGAATGGCGACTACAACATTCCGGTCACCAACGGCAGCGGTGCTGTAGGCAAGCAGCTGGATATTCGTCCACCGGCGCAGGCGCTGGCATTGGTAAATGGGGCTCGTACTCAGTTCACCGGTGACACCGCTACGCTGCAGGTTGAAGCTAACAAGGCAAGCGGCCTGTGGCCTCAGGTGGTCAGTATCCTGCAAGCCGGGAACTACGCTATTGCGCAACGTAACGATGCCAGCCAGACCCTGACGACCGACTGGGTTCAGTGGAACCGCGCTGACGAAGACGTCCAGTATCGTGGTCGCTACCAGATTAGCGTGCAGCCTCAGGGCTACCAGCAGTCAGTCGTCGTTAAACTGCTGAACCTGGAGCAGGGCGGCAAGCCGGTGGCGGATGCTTCATCTCTGCAGCGCTACAGTGCGCAAATGCTGAACATCATCAGTGCCGGTCTCGATAAGTCTGAAACGACCCGCCAGAATGCGCAGGACAACCGCAGCGCAGCACAGCTTGACGTGCAGAGCGCAGCGGATGATACCGGGCTGCCAATGCTGGTCGTTCGCGCGCCGTTCAACGTGGTGTGGAACCGCCTGCCGGCCGCGCTTGAAAAAGCGGGCATGAAAGTCACCGATACTACCCGTTCTCAGGGCAATATCTCGGTGACCTATAAAGCGCTGTCTGACAGCAGCTGGAGTGACCTGGGTGCGAAAGATCCAGGGTTAACCAACGGCGACTATAAGCTGCAGGTTGGCGACCTCGATAACCGCAGCAGCCTGCAGTTCATCGATCCGAAAGGGCACCCGCTGACGCAGTCTCAGAACGATGCGCTGGTCGCTGTCTTCCAGGCAGCATTCAGCAAGTAA
- a CDS encoding tRNA(Met) cytidine acetyltransferase TmcA produces the protein MTAGTLVAPMQQATAHMQQTGIRRLMVLAGESQWSSEQVATLSASLSGDWLWVGSSPELPLHCAPSAVRSMLGREFQHAVFDARRGLDAAALAALSGMLKASSWLLLLTPDWSRWASLPDEDSSRWSDAPQAIPTPHFVAHLQRCVRQDSEAVLWQQHESLSLNAFAHRPVWQPASGAPEQEQATILDKLSGMERGVAVVTAARGRGKSALAGMLVNGSAGACLVTAPAKAATDVLASYAGESFQFMAPDALAAEHDLPAYDWLIVDEAAAIPAPLLRQLIARFPRVLLTTTVQGYEGTGRGFLLKFCAAFPALKRFTLNTPIRWALNDPLEQVVDRIMLFDEPDLEQFPQGDPILQDVEQADWPRKPEQLKQMYRLLSGAHYRTSPLDWRRMLDAPGQHFIAANIEEQCAGALWLVEEGGLDENLSRSVWAGFRRPRGNLVAQSLAAHGGSPLAATLRGLRVSRIAVHPLRQREHIGAGMIEHARQAVNRRCDYLSVSFGYTDELWRFWQRCGFELVRIGSHKEASSGCYSAMALLPLTPEGQSLMENERQRLQRDWPWQKTWLELALSLPENASFALRSEDWEELSGFAFSHRPLEACLGALNRLLLASVLPLHALRGRLQQLESNEALSQRLGLSGKKALLTLMRQEAQSALENLDRDRTAELHNGIMQLQKFH, from the coding sequence ATGACCGCCGGAACTTTGGTTGCGCCGATGCAGCAGGCAACGGCGCATATGCAGCAGACGGGCATCCGCCGGTTGATGGTGCTGGCCGGGGAGAGTCAGTGGAGCAGCGAGCAGGTTGCCACGCTGTCTGCTTCTTTATCCGGTGACTGGCTGTGGGTTGGCTCTTCCCCTGAGCTGCCTTTGCATTGTGCGCCCTCGGCGGTGCGCAGCATGCTTGGGCGTGAGTTTCAGCATGCCGTTTTTGATGCCAGGCGAGGGCTGGATGCCGCCGCTCTCGCTGCGCTTTCCGGGATGCTCAAAGCGAGCAGTTGGCTGCTGCTGCTGACGCCGGACTGGTCACGCTGGGCCTCGCTGCCGGATGAAGATTCCAGCCGCTGGAGCGATGCTCCACAGGCGATTCCGACCCCCCATTTTGTTGCCCATCTTCAGCGCTGCGTACGGCAAGATTCAGAGGCCGTCCTGTGGCAGCAGCATGAGTCACTCTCCCTGAATGCTTTTGCTCACCGCCCGGTCTGGCAACCCGCCAGCGGCGCACCGGAGCAAGAACAGGCTACTATCCTCGATAAATTGTCCGGGATGGAGCGCGGCGTGGCGGTGGTGACGGCGGCCAGAGGCCGGGGGAAATCTGCGCTGGCGGGAATGCTGGTTAACGGGAGCGCAGGCGCTTGTTTGGTCACCGCTCCCGCGAAGGCAGCTACCGACGTGCTGGCAAGCTATGCGGGCGAATCATTTCAATTTATGGCCCCGGACGCGCTGGCCGCAGAGCACGACTTACCGGCGTATGACTGGCTGATAGTGGACGAGGCCGCCGCGATTCCGGCCCCGCTGTTACGCCAGCTAATAGCGCGTTTCCCCCGCGTTTTACTGACCACGACGGTGCAGGGGTACGAGGGAACCGGGCGCGGTTTTTTACTGAAGTTCTGCGCGGCGTTTCCGGCGCTCAAGCGCTTCACATTGAATACGCCGATCCGCTGGGCGCTGAACGATCCGCTGGAGCAAGTGGTCGACAGGATCATGCTGTTTGATGAGCCTGATCTGGAGCAATTCCCGCAAGGCGATCCCATTCTGCAGGATGTTGAGCAGGCCGACTGGCCGCGTAAACCTGAGCAATTAAAGCAGATGTACCGGCTGCTTTCGGGCGCACATTACCGTACCTCGCCGCTCGACTGGCGGCGGATGCTTGATGCGCCAGGCCAGCATTTTATCGCGGCCAATATTGAAGAGCAGTGCGCAGGTGCCTTGTGGCTGGTCGAAGAGGGCGGACTCGATGAAAATCTAAGCCGCAGCGTGTGGGCCGGGTTCCGGCGCCCGAGAGGAAATCTGGTGGCGCAATCGCTGGCGGCGCACGGTGGAAGCCCGCTGGCCGCTACGCTTCGCGGATTGCGCGTCAGCCGCATTGCGGTTCACCCTCTGCGTCAGCGCGAGCATATCGGTGCCGGCATGATTGAACATGCACGGCAGGCCGTAAATCGTCGCTGTGATTATCTCTCGGTCAGCTTCGGCTATACCGACGAACTGTGGCGCTTCTGGCAGCGCTGCGGGTTTGAGCTGGTTCGAATCGGCAGCCATAAAGAAGCCAGCAGCGGCTGCTACAGCGCCATGGCGTTATTGCCGCTGACGCCAGAAGGCCAGTCGCTGATGGAAAATGAGCGGCAGCGGTTACAGCGAGACTGGCCGTGGCAGAAAACGTGGCTCGAGCTGGCTTTGTCTTTACCCGAGAATGCTTCATTTGCTTTGCGTTCCGAAGACTGGGAAGAGTTATCCGGTTTTGCTTTCTCACATCGTCCGCTGGAAGCCTGTCTGGGGGCGTTGAATCGCCTTTTGCTGGCGTCCGTTTTACCGCTGCATGCGCTTCGCGGGCGGCTGCAACAACTTGAAAGCAATGAGGCGCTCAGCCAGCGGTTGGGGCTTTCCGGCAAAAAAGCCCTGCTTACGCTAATGCGTCAGGAAGCCCAAAGCGCGTTGGAAAATCTCGATCGGGATCGCACGGCTGAGCTGCACAACGGCATTATGCAATTGCAAAAATTCCACTAA
- a CDS encoding ArsC family reductase → MITMYGIKNCDTIKKARRFLESQGVDYQFHDYRADGLDAALLNSFIAELGWEALLNTRGTTWRKLDEAHRASINDAQSAAALMLEMPAIIKRPLLCAPGQPMLLGFNETHYQQFINEV, encoded by the coding sequence ATGATCACCATGTACGGCATTAAAAACTGCGACACCATCAAAAAGGCGCGCCGCTTTTTAGAATCTCAGGGCGTGGATTACCAGTTTCACGACTATCGTGCCGACGGGCTGGACGCTGCATTGCTGAACAGCTTCATCGCTGAGCTTGGTTGGGAAGCGCTGCTAAATACGCGGGGTACGACGTGGCGCAAGCTGGATGAAGCCCATCGCGCATCCATTAATGACGCACAAAGCGCGGCGGCGCTGATGCTGGAGATGCCGGCAATCATCAAACGCCCATTGCTCTGCGCGCCCGGTCAGCCTATGCTGCTGGGTTTCAACGAAACTCATTATCAGCAGTTTATCAACGAGGTATAG
- a CDS encoding YpfN family protein — translation MEWLSHYWWIIVLVLLLGIFINVIKDLNRIDPKKYMADKPELPPHRDFNDKWDDEDDWPKKK, via the coding sequence ATGGAATGGCTATCGCATTACTGGTGGATTATTGTCCTGGTGTTATTACTGGGGATTTTTATTAACGTCATTAAAGACCTGAACCGAATCGATCCGAAGAAGTACATGGCAGACAAGCCTGAGCTTCCGCCACATCGTGATTTCAACGATAAGTGGGATGACGAGGACGACTGGCCTAAGAAGAAATAG
- the ypfM gene encoding protein YpfM: MIEHELGQWKDFIEGMLRK; the protein is encoded by the coding sequence ATGATCGAGCACGAATTAGGGCAGTGGAAAGACTTCATCGAAGGTATGTTGCGCAAATAA
- a CDS encoding neutral zinc metallopeptidase, whose product MRWQGRRESDNVEDRRNDASGPGMSMGGGGFRIPRGKGGLVLLVVVIVASYYGVDLTSFLSGEPPVSQQSSQQRSISPKDDEAAKFTSVILATTEDTWGEIFQKMGRTYQQPKLVMYRGATRTGCGTGQSVMGPFYCPADSTVYIDLSFYDDMRNKLGAGGDFAQGYVIAHEVGHHVQKLLGIEPKVRQLQQNASQAEANRLSVKMELQADCFAGVWGNSMQKQQVLDSGDLKEALNAAEAIGDDRLQQQSQGRVVPDSFTHGTSEQRYTWFKRGFDSGDPAQCNTFGNTLR is encoded by the coding sequence ATGCGTTGGCAAGGACGTCGCGAAAGCGACAATGTAGAAGACAGGCGCAATGACGCCTCTGGCCCTGGTATGAGCATGGGCGGCGGTGGTTTCCGAATCCCACGCGGAAAAGGTGGCCTGGTGCTGCTGGTCGTGGTCATTGTGGCAAGCTATTACGGCGTCGATCTTACTTCCTTCCTGTCCGGCGAGCCGCCGGTTTCTCAGCAGTCTTCCCAGCAGCGCTCCATCAGCCCGAAAGACGACGAAGCGGCAAAGTTTACCTCGGTCATTTTGGCGACAACCGAAGATACCTGGGGTGAAATTTTCCAGAAAATGGGGCGCACATACCAGCAGCCTAAGCTGGTGATGTACCGCGGGGCAACGCGCACCGGCTGCGGTACCGGCCAGTCCGTGATGGGGCCGTTCTATTGCCCGGCGGACAGCACCGTTTATATCGACCTCTCTTTCTACGACGATATGCGCAACAAGCTTGGCGCGGGCGGGGATTTCGCCCAGGGCTACGTCATTGCCCACGAAGTTGGCCATCATGTTCAGAAGCTGTTGGGTATCGAGCCGAAAGTGCGCCAGCTGCAGCAGAATGCTTCCCAGGCCGAAGCTAACCGCCTGTCAGTGAAAATGGAGCTTCAGGCCGACTGCTTCGCTGGCGTCTGGGGAAACAGCATGCAGAAACAGCAGGTGCTCGATTCAGGTGACCTGAAAGAAGCGCTCAATGCTGCCGAAGCCATTGGTGACGACCGCCTGCAGCAGCAAAGTCAGGGCCGGGTGGTGCCGGACAGCTTTACCCACGGTACTTCCGAGCAGCGTTATACCTGGTTCAAACGGGGTTTTGACAGCGGCGATCCGGCCCAGTGCAACACCTTCGGCAATACGCTCCGTTAA
- the ypfH gene encoding esterase, translating to MKHDHFVVQSPATPASQLILLFHGVGDTAKAMGEIGSWFAPEFPDALVVSISGPGPGGAGREWFSVAGVTEDNRQQRVDAAMPEFIEAVRDWQRQSGVPPTATALIGFSQGAIMALESIKAQPGLSARVIAFSGRYAELPQQASTSTTIHLIHGDNDKVIHATHAVDAAEKLLSLGGDVTLDLIDDLGHAIDDRSMKAALDHLRYTVPKHYFDEALSGGAAPKDDDLIELL from the coding sequence ATGAAACATGACCATTTTGTTGTCCAAAGCCCCGCAACGCCGGCCAGCCAGCTGATACTGCTGTTTCACGGCGTAGGCGACACGGCCAAAGCCATGGGCGAAATTGGGAGCTGGTTTGCGCCAGAGTTTCCTGACGCACTGGTGGTCAGTATTAGCGGCCCTGGTCCAGGCGGCGCAGGCCGGGAGTGGTTTTCCGTGGCAGGCGTGACGGAAGACAACCGTCAGCAACGCGTGGATGCCGCGATGCCTGAGTTTATTGAAGCCGTGCGTGACTGGCAGCGGCAAAGCGGTGTGCCGCCCACGGCTACGGCGCTAATTGGTTTCTCGCAGGGAGCCATTATGGCGCTGGAAAGCATTAAGGCTCAGCCGGGTCTTTCGGCTCGGGTCATTGCTTTCAGCGGGCGTTATGCGGAGCTGCCGCAGCAGGCCTCCACCAGTACCACGATCCATCTGATCCACGGCGATAACGACAAAGTGATCCACGCGACGCACGCGGTGGATGCGGCCGAGAAGTTACTTAGCCTGGGCGGAGACGTGACGCTGGATTTGATTGACGATCTGGGGCATGCGATCGATGACCGCAGCATGAAGGCGGCGCTGGATCACCTGCGCTACACCGTGCCGAAGCACTATTTCGATGAGGCTTTGAGCGGCGGCGCGGCGCCGAAGGATGATGATTTGATAGAGCTGCTGTAA
- the purC gene encoding phosphoribosylaminoimidazolesuccinocarboxamide synthase gives MQKQAELYRGKAKTVYSTENPDLLVLEFRNDTSAGDGARIEQFDRKGMVNNKFNHFIMAKLEEAGIPTQMEALLSDNEVLVKKLDMVPVECVIRNRAAGSLVKRLGIEEGIELNPPLFDLFLKNDAMHDPMVNESYCETFGWVSKENLARMRELSYKANDVLSKLFDDAGLILVDFKLEFGLFKGEVVLGDEFSPDGSRLWDKQTLDKMDKDRFRQSLGGLIEAYEEVAHRLGVKLD, from the coding sequence ATGCAAAAGCAAGCTGAGTTGTATCGCGGCAAAGCGAAGACCGTTTACAGTACGGAAAACCCGGATCTGTTGGTGCTCGAATTCCGTAACGATACGTCAGCAGGTGACGGGGCGCGCATCGAGCAGTTCGACCGTAAAGGCATGGTAAACAACAAGTTTAACCATTTCATTATGGCCAAGCTGGAAGAAGCGGGTATCCCGACCCAGATGGAAGCGCTGCTTTCTGATAACGAAGTGCTGGTGAAGAAGCTCGACATGGTGCCTGTGGAATGCGTGATTCGTAATCGCGCCGCGGGTTCACTGGTGAAGCGCCTTGGTATTGAAGAAGGTATTGAGCTGAACCCACCGCTGTTCGATCTGTTCCTGAAAAACGACGCTATGCATGACCCGATGGTCAATGAATCTTACTGCGAAACCTTTGGTTGGGTGAGCAAAGAGAATCTGGCCCGCATGCGCGAGCTGAGCTACAAAGCTAACGACGTGCTGAGCAAGCTGTTTGATGACGCTGGCCTGATCCTCGTTGACTTCAAGCTAGAGTTTGGCCTGTTCAAAGGTGAAGTGGTGCTGGGCGACGAATTCTCCCCGGACGGCAGCCGCCTGTGGGACAAGCAAACCCTTGATAAAATGGATAAAGACCGTTTCCGCCAGAGCCTGGGTGGCCTGATTGAAGCGTACGAGGAAGTTGCTCACCGTCTCGGCGTAAAATTAGACTAA
- the dapE gene encoding succinyl-diaminopimelate desuccinylase: protein MSCPVIELTQQLIRRPSLSPDDAGCQALLIERLRAIGFTVEHMDFGDTQNFWAWRGQGETLAFAGHTDVVPSGDADRWINPPFEPTIRDGMLFGRGAADMKGSLAAMVVAAERFVAQHPNHKGRLAFLITSDEEASATNGTVKVVEALMARRERLDYCLVGEPSSTEVVGDVVKNGRRGSLTCNLTIHGVQGHVAYPHLADNPVHRAAPMLAELTGIEWDKGNEFFPATSMQIANVKAGTGSNNVIPGDMFVQFNFRFSTELTDEDIKQRVIALLDKYELRYTVEWWLSGLPFLTSRGKLVDAVVNAVEHYNEIKPQLLTTGGTSDGRFIARMGAQVVELGPVNATIHKINECVNAADLQLLARMYQRIMEQLVA, encoded by the coding sequence ATGTCCTGCCCGGTTATTGAGCTGACGCAACAGCTTATTCGTCGTCCTTCCCTGAGCCCCGATGATGCCGGTTGCCAGGCGCTGCTGATTGAGCGCCTGCGCGCGATTGGTTTTACCGTTGAACACATGGATTTTGGCGACACCCAGAACTTCTGGGCCTGGCGTGGGCAGGGTGAGACACTGGCGTTTGCCGGGCACACCGATGTGGTACCGTCAGGGGATGCCGACCGCTGGATCAACCCGCCGTTTGAACCCACCATTCGCGACGGAATGCTGTTTGGCCGCGGCGCGGCGGACATGAAAGGTTCGCTGGCGGCGATGGTCGTGGCGGCTGAACGTTTTGTGGCCCAGCACCCCAACCATAAAGGCCGTCTGGCGTTCCTGATTACCTCCGACGAAGAAGCCAGCGCAACCAACGGTACCGTGAAGGTTGTTGAAGCCCTGATGGCGCGCCGCGAGCGTCTGGACTACTGCCTGGTTGGCGAGCCGTCCAGTACCGAAGTCGTTGGCGATGTGGTGAAAAATGGCCGCCGCGGCTCTCTGACCTGTAACCTGACCATTCACGGCGTCCAGGGCCACGTTGCTTATCCGCATCTGGCGGATAACCCGGTGCATCGCGCAGCGCCAATGCTGGCAGAGCTGACGGGCATTGAGTGGGATAAGGGCAACGAGTTCTTCCCGGCCACCAGCATGCAGATTGCCAATGTTAAAGCCGGGACCGGCAGCAACAACGTTATTCCAGGCGATATGTTTGTGCAGTTTAACTTCCGCTTCAGTACCGAGCTGACCGATGAGGACATCAAGCAGCGCGTTATCGCCCTGCTGGATAAGTACGAACTGCGCTACACCGTCGAGTGGTGGCTTTCCGGTCTGCCGTTCCTGACGTCACGCGGTAAGCTGGTGGATGCGGTAGTGAACGCCGTTGAGCACTATAATGAAATTAAACCGCAGCTGTTAACCACGGGCGGTACATCTGACGGGCGCTTTATCGCCCGCATGGGGGCTCAGGTTGTTGAACTGGGGCCGGTAAATGCCACCATTCATAAAATCAATGAATGCGTCAACGCCGCCGACCTGCAGCTGTTGGCCCGGATGTATCAGCGCATTATGGAACAGCTTGTCGCCTGA
- the acrD gene encoding multidrug efflux RND transporter permease AcrD, which translates to MANFFISRPIFAWVLAILLCLTGALAIFSLPVEQYPDLAPPNVRITANYPGASAQTLENTVTQVIEQSMTGLDNMMYMSSQSSSAGQATITLSFKAGTDPDSAVQQVQNQLQSAVRKLPQDVQTQGVTVNKTGDTNILMVAFVSTDGSMDKQDIADYVASNVQDPMSRVNGVGSVDAYGSQYSMRIWLDPNKLINYQMTTQDVVTAIKSQNAQIAVGQLGGTPALDKQALNATINAQSLLQTPQQFKDITLRVNQDGSLVTLGDVADVEMGAEKYDFLSTYNGQPASGLGIKLASGANEMETDKLARAKIEELSQFFPHGLEAKIAYETSPFVKASITDVVKTLLEAILLVFLVMYLFLQNFRATLIPTIAVPVVLLGTFAVLYVFGYSINTLTMFATVLAIGLLVDDAIVVVENVERIMSEEGLSPREATRKSMGQIQGALVGIAMVLSAVFVPMAFFGGTTGAIYRQFSVTIVAAMVLSVLVAMILTPALCATILKPLHKGEHHGQRGFFGWFNRTFNRSAERYENGVARILARSLRWMLIYALLLGGMVFLFLKLPTSFLPQEDRGVFTTSVQLPSGATQQQTTKVVQQVEQYYLTKEKDNVVSVFSTIGAGPGGNGQNVARMFIRLKDWDERSADGSSFAIIERATKAFNKIKEARVIASSPPAINGLGNAAGFDMELQDHGGAGHDALMQARDQLLEMAGSNPQLTRVRHNGLDDSPQLQIDIDQRKAQALGVSIDDINNTLQTAWGSSYVNDFMDRGRVKKVYVQAAAKYRMLPDDINSWYVRNKTGSMVPFSAFATSRWETGSPRLERYNGYSALEIVGEAAPGLSTGTAMDIMEQLVSKLPNGFGLEWTGMSYQERLSGAQAPALYAISLLVVFLCLAALYESWSVPFSVMLVVPLGVIGALFATWMRGLENDVYFQVGLLTVIGLSAKNAILIVEFANDLNAKGQDLVAATLEACRQRLRPILMTSLAFIFGVLPMATSTGAGSGSQHAVGTGVMGGMISATVLAIFFVPLFFVLVRRRFPLKEHHD; encoded by the coding sequence ATGGCGAATTTTTTCATTTCTCGCCCCATTTTTGCCTGGGTGCTGGCAATTTTGCTTTGCCTGACCGGGGCACTGGCTATTTTTTCACTGCCCGTCGAACAATATCCCGACCTTGCGCCGCCCAATGTAAGGATCACCGCCAACTATCCGGGTGCTTCCGCACAAACCCTGGAAAACACCGTCACGCAGGTGATAGAGCAAAGCATGACCGGCCTGGACAACATGATGTACATGTCGTCCCAAAGCAGCAGCGCCGGTCAGGCCACCATTACCCTGAGCTTTAAGGCCGGGACCGATCCTGACTCTGCGGTACAGCAGGTGCAAAACCAGCTGCAATCTGCGGTAAGAAAGCTGCCGCAGGACGTGCAGACTCAGGGCGTCACGGTGAACAAAACCGGTGACACCAATATTCTGATGGTGGCCTTTGTTTCCACAGACGGCAGCATGGATAAGCAGGACATTGCCGACTACGTGGCCAGTAACGTGCAGGATCCGATGAGCCGCGTGAACGGCGTCGGCAGCGTCGATGCTTACGGCTCGCAGTATTCCATGCGTATCTGGCTCGACCCGAATAAGCTCATCAACTACCAGATGACCACCCAGGACGTGGTCACCGCCATCAAATCCCAGAATGCGCAAATTGCCGTGGGCCAGCTTGGCGGCACGCCGGCGCTGGACAAACAGGCGCTGAACGCCACCATCAACGCCCAGTCGCTCCTGCAAACGCCACAGCAGTTCAAAGACATTACGCTGAGGGTGAATCAGGATGGCTCGCTGGTGACGCTGGGGGATGTGGCAGACGTTGAGATGGGGGCGGAAAAATATGACTTCCTGAGCACCTACAACGGGCAACCGGCTTCAGGGCTGGGCATTAAGCTGGCTTCCGGTGCCAACGAAATGGAAACCGACAAGCTGGCCCGCGCCAAAATCGAAGAGCTTTCGCAGTTTTTCCCTCACGGCCTGGAAGCCAAAATCGCCTACGAAACTTCCCCGTTCGTTAAAGCCTCAATCACCGACGTGGTGAAAACGCTGCTGGAAGCGATTCTGCTGGTGTTCCTGGTGATGTACCTGTTCCTGCAAAACTTCCGCGCCACGCTTATCCCAACGATTGCCGTCCCGGTGGTGCTGCTCGGCACCTTTGCCGTGCTATATGTCTTTGGCTACAGCATTAACACGCTGACGATGTTCGCCACCGTGCTGGCTATCGGCCTGCTGGTGGATGACGCCATCGTGGTAGTAGAAAACGTCGAGCGAATTATGAGCGAGGAAGGTCTCTCCCCTCGGGAGGCGACCCGCAAATCCATGGGCCAAATCCAGGGAGCGCTGGTCGGCATCGCCATGGTGCTCTCCGCCGTATTCGTGCCGATGGCGTTCTTTGGCGGCACAACCGGGGCGATTTACCGCCAGTTCTCGGTCACTATCGTTGCCGCCATGGTGCTGTCGGTGCTGGTGGCGATGATCCTCACCCCAGCCCTGTGTGCAACCATTCTTAAGCCGCTGCATAAAGGCGAGCATCACGGCCAGAGAGGCTTCTTTGGCTGGTTTAACCGCACTTTTAACCGCAGCGCCGAACGCTACGAAAACGGCGTGGCCAGAATCCTCGCCCGCAGCCTGCGCTGGATGCTGATTTATGCCCTACTGCTTGGCGGCATGGTGTTCCTGTTCCTCAAACTGCCGACGTCATTCCTGCCCCAGGAAGACCGCGGCGTGTTCACCACTTCAGTGCAGCTTCCGAGCGGCGCAACACAGCAGCAGACAACCAAAGTGGTACAGCAGGTGGAACAGTATTACCTCACCAAAGAAAAAGACAACGTCGTGTCAGTGTTCTCCACCATTGGCGCAGGCCCCGGCGGGAACGGGCAAAACGTGGCTCGAATGTTTATTCGTCTGAAGGACTGGGACGAACGCAGCGCCGACGGCAGTTCGTTTGCCATCATTGAGCGAGCCACCAAAGCCTTTAATAAAATCAAAGAAGCGCGCGTCATTGCCAGCAGCCCGCCAGCGATTAACGGCCTCGGCAACGCCGCAGGTTTTGATATGGAACTGCAGGATCACGGCGGCGCGGGGCACGATGCACTCATGCAGGCGCGTGATCAGCTGTTAGAAATGGCCGGCAGCAACCCGCAGCTTACGCGAGTGCGCCACAACGGCCTGGACGACAGCCCGCAGCTGCAAATCGATATCGATCAGCGTAAGGCTCAGGCGCTGGGCGTCTCAATTGATGATATCAACAACACTCTGCAAACAGCCTGGGGCTCAAGCTATGTGAATGACTTTATGGATCGCGGGCGCGTGAAGAAGGTGTATGTCCAGGCGGCGGCCAAATACCGCATGCTGCCGGACGATATCAACAGTTGGTACGTACGGAATAAAACCGGCAGCATGGTGCCGTTCTCCGCCTTTGCGACCTCACGCTGGGAAACGGGTTCGCCTCGTCTGGAGCGCTACAACGGCTATTCCGCGCTGGAAATTGTCGGTGAAGCGGCACCTGGGCTAAGTACCGGTACCGCCATGGACATTATGGAGCAGTTGGTCAGCAAACTGCCGAATGGTTTCGGCCTTGAGTGGACGGGCATGTCTTACCAGGAGCGCTTATCCGGCGCGCAGGCCCCTGCCCTGTATGCTATTTCACTGCTGGTTGTATTCCTGTGCCTTGCGGCGCTGTACGAGAGCTGGTCCGTGCCGTTCTCCGTCATGCTGGTCGTCCCGCTTGGGGTGATTGGCGCCCTGTTCGCCACCTGGATGCGGGGCCTTGAGAATGACGTTTACTTCCAGGTCGGGCTGCTAACGGTGATCGGCCTTTCGGCGAAAAACGCCATTTTGATCGTCGAATTTGCCAACGACCTGAACGCCAAAGGCCAGGACCTGGTTGCCGCCACGCTTGAGGCCTGCCGCCAGCGACTGCGCCCGATATTAATGACCTCCCTGGCGTTTATTTTCGGGGTTCTGCCGATGGCGACCAGCACCGGGGCGGGCTCCGGCAGCCAGCATGCGGTAGGCACCGGCGTGATGGGCGGGATGATCTCCGCCACCGTGCTGGCCATCTTCTTTGTGCCGCTGTTCTTTGTCCTGGTGCGCAGACGCTTCCCGCTGAAAGAGCACCACGACTAA